TGGTCCCAGCGGGATTCGAACCCGCGTTTTCGCCTTGAGAGGGCGACGTCCTGGGCCGGGCTAGACGATGGGACCCGGATTTATTATCATAGGGGCTTGCGTCGCCCCCTCCACCGGCAGAGCCGGATGGAGCCTCCCCCTCTCGCGCGCATTGCGCGCTGAGGAAGATCTTGGACGGCGATCCTGTGAATTTTCTACGGCGTCATGCTCAGCCCGAACATCCGAGGGAGCAGGGTCCCGACGAGGTAGCCCAGCAGCCCGGAGCCGGTTCCGATGATCATCACCTCGAGGCCGGCCCGCAGCGGATGCTTTCCGGTCACGCGCGCCTTGCCCAGTCCCACGACGAACAGCGTCGCGACGGTGACCGCGATCGAGACCCCGATCGCGGACATCGTCCCGATGAAGAGATAGGGGAGAAGCGGAACGATCGCGCCGAGCATGAACGAGACGCCCATGGTGAGCGCGTCCTTGGTCGGGCTGGCCAGGTCCTCCGGCGTGAGGCCGAGCTCCTTTTCGGTCAGCGTTTTCAGCCACAACTTCCGGTCGGACGCGACGCGCTCGGCCAGGCGCTCCGCTTCCTCCATGGTCAATCCGTCCTGCTGGTACAGCTCGATCAGCTCGGCCATCTCTTCTTCCGGGTGGGCGACGAGCTCCCGGGCCTCTTTTTCGATCTCGGCCGAATGCAGATCCTTCTCGGCCTTGGACGCGAGGTAGCTTCCGGTGCCCATCGCGATGGTCCCGGCCATCGCGGAGGTCAGGCCGGCGACGAAGACGATCGGCCGGTGGGAGGTGGCGGCCATGACGGAGGCGGCAACCGCCACCGTCGAAACCAGGCCGTCCTGCATGCCGAACACCACCTCGCGGATGCGCTCCAGCGTCGCGATCCGGCCCTTTTCTTCCTTGACCTCCGGCATGGCCGGACCGGTCCGGGCCGCGGGCCGCGCGGCGGGCTCCTCCGTCTTGGGTCCGGAAGACGGGGTCTCCGGCGTCCGGGGAGGCGCCCCCGATTTCCGTTCGTACTCCTTGAGCGCCTCGGTAAAAAGGCCGAGGTGGTAATGCTCCCGGTTCATCGCCACACGGAAGGTCTCGGCCGCGTCCGCCCGGCCGTCCTCCAGCGCCTCCTGAATCATCTTGGGATAGAGGCGTCCGGTTTCAAACTGCTCCGATTCGACGATGAAACGCAGGTTCTCCAGCGTGGACTTGACCTGTCCCACGACCTTGAGATGGCTGATCGCATGCGCCGTCTCGGCGCCGGCCACCTCGAAAAAGAGCTGGGCGATCTCGGGATGGTTTTCTTCCATGGCGCGGATGGCGAAGGCGGTGTAGACGCGGTTGGCCTTGGCCTCTTCCAGAAAGGCCACCCAAAGATTCCGCGTCGTCTTATCCATAAAGGATGCCCATTTTTAAAATAGCGCGGCTCGCCTCGCCCTCTCGCCCGCGCGGCCCGCCGGGTGAATGCCGGCCGCGGGTCCCTACTCCGCAGAACGGCGAATTATGACAGAGAAACAGGGACATGTCAAACGGCCCGGCGTCCGGCCGGCCGATTTTATCCTTGACTTTGACGGCGGTATTCTTTAGACTTGATGAAAATTTATGACGGGTTGCGTGGATAAGATCTGGCTCGTTGACCAACGGTGGCGGAGAATATTGTCGTGTTGGACCGGCTTTCGTCAAAGCTGGAAAGCATCTTTAAAAAACTCAGAGGCCGGGGTGTCTTAAGCGAAAGCGATATCGATGCCGCACTGAAAGAAGTCCGACTCGCCCTTCTTGAAGCCGATGTCCATTTTAAAGTCGTCAAGGATTTCCTGGCCGCCGTCCGGCAAAAGGCGATCGGCCAGGAGGTTCGTGAAAGCCTAACGCCCGGTCAGCAGGTCGTCAAGATCGTTTGGGAAGAGCTGCGCCGCTTAATGGGCGAGGACGTCTCCGGCGGAAAGCCGCTGCACCTGTCGGCCGACCCGCCGACGGTCGTGATGCTGGTCGGCCTGCAGGGATCGGGCAAGACCACGACGGCGGCCAAGCTCGCGCATCGTTTCAAGCAGGAAGGCCGGCGGATCCTGTTTGCGGCGGCCGACCCGCGGCGGCCGGCCGCGGTGGATCAACTGGTGGCCTTGGGCCGCCAGATCGGGGTCGAAACGCAGACCCAGCCGGCCGACGACGCCGTCGGCGTCTGCCGCGAAGCGCTCGCGCGGGCGAAGGACCGGCACGACGATCTGCTCATCCTGGACACGGCCGGACGGCTGCATGTCGACGAAGCCCTGATGGCCGAGCTCAAGCGCGTCAAGGCCGAGGTGAATCCGCACGAGGTCCTTCTCGTGGCCGATGCGATGACCGGTCAGGACGCCGTCAAGATGGCGGAGCAGTTCCATCGGGAAATCGGTCTGACGGGGATCATCCTGACCAAGCTTGACGGCGACGCGCGGGGCGGGGCGGTCCTGTCGATCCGGGCCGTCACGGGCGTTCCGGTCAAGTTCATCGGCGTGGGGGAAAAGCCCGAGGCCCTGGAGCCTTTTCACCCGGATCGGATGGCCTCACGGATCCTGGGGATGGGCGATGTCCTCTCCCTGATCGAGCGCGCCGAGGAGGTTTTATCGAAGGAGCAGGCCGAAGCCGCCGCCCGGAAGTGGCAGACGGCCGGATTCTCGTTCGAGGATTTTCGGGACCAGCTCCGGAAAGTCCGGAAGATGGGTTCGATGGAAAACCTGATCGGGATGCTGCCGGGCGCGGGCCGCTTGATGGCGAACGTTCCCGCGGGCGGGGTCCCGGATCGGGAGTTGACGCGCATCGAGGCGATCATCAATTCCATGACGGCGCAGGAACGCGGCCGTCCCGATCTGATCGACGGCAGCCGGCGCAAACGGATCGCGCGGGGGAGCGGGACCACGGTGCAGGACGTGAACCGGCTCCTCAAGCAGTTCCTTCAAATTCGGAAATTCATGAAGACGCTGTCCCGCTCAAAGGGGCGATCGGGACTGGCGAATCTTTTGCGGTCTCTGTAGCGGCGGCGGAATTCGGGGCGTCCGCCGGGCCTCAGGGACCTTCCATCAACCCGGCCGCCAGCGGGCGGCCGTCATCACCGGTCCCCGAGGGGACCGGAAGAAAGGAGTCGTACCGAGCGTGGCAACCATTATTCGTTTGACCCGAAAGGGAAAGCACA
The window above is part of the Nitrospiria bacterium genome. Proteins encoded here:
- a CDS encoding VIT1/CCC1 transporter family protein yields the protein MDKTTRNLWVAFLEEAKANRVYTAFAIRAMEENHPEIAQLFFEVAGAETAHAISHLKVVGQVKSTLENLRFIVESEQFETGRLYPKMIQEALEDGRADAAETFRVAMNREHYHLGLFTEALKEYERKSGAPPRTPETPSSGPKTEEPAARPAARTGPAMPEVKEEKGRIATLERIREVVFGMQDGLVSTVAVAASVMAATSHRPIVFVAGLTSAMAGTIAMGTGSYLASKAEKDLHSAEIEKEARELVAHPEEEMAELIELYQQDGLTMEEAERLAERVASDRKLWLKTLTEKELGLTPEDLASPTKDALTMGVSFMLGAIVPLLPYLFIGTMSAIGVSIAVTVATLFVVGLGKARVTGKHPLRAGLEVMIIGTGSGLLGYLVGTLLPRMFGLSMTP
- the ffh gene encoding signal recognition particle protein, translating into MLDRLSSKLESIFKKLRGRGVLSESDIDAALKEVRLALLEADVHFKVVKDFLAAVRQKAIGQEVRESLTPGQQVVKIVWEELRRLMGEDVSGGKPLHLSADPPTVVMLVGLQGSGKTTTAAKLAHRFKQEGRRILFAAADPRRPAAVDQLVALGRQIGVETQTQPADDAVGVCREALARAKDRHDDLLILDTAGRLHVDEALMAELKRVKAEVNPHEVLLVADAMTGQDAVKMAEQFHREIGLTGIILTKLDGDARGGAVLSIRAVTGVPVKFIGVGEKPEALEPFHPDRMASRILGMGDVLSLIERAEEVLSKEQAEAAARKWQTAGFSFEDFRDQLRKVRKMGSMENLIGMLPGAGRLMANVPAGGVPDRELTRIEAIINSMTAQERGRPDLIDGSRRKRIARGSGTTVQDVNRLLKQFLQIRKFMKTLSRSKGRSGLANLLRSL